The proteins below are encoded in one region of Flavobacterium nackdongense:
- a CDS encoding T9SS type A sorting domain-containing protein, with protein MKKNLLSQTILAGITMVLLCSNFSFGQQVIGEFSVMDGGFEGQILGPVTSSAVSSVNWTATNTGLAGSTGSGIKDILNTVGGARSGNNFATFSPATNQNARLTSPTTTALLASTKYTVQYYAKSTLNPTTILGGALYSNATTINVSATPTTSIWTADTWFKVSVTITATATTPTFAAVRFSANNATLGLGDLSVDDFVVYAGDADVTAPEAPSAATVSGSSISWTAPGTGVDGGGYIVVRYATNPNADNDPNQNGIYAVGNTITNGTGSLVGTVAYVGTATSFTDTAAGTYYKVYTVDKAFNYSAEGGTLGTAKFNTNKVSLYPNPASREFKVTSVHNIDKITIFNTLGQKMLESRPNKVEASVDVSSFANGLYLIQVDADGNSMTQKLMKN; from the coding sequence ATGAAAAAAAACTTACTTAGTCAAACAATTTTAGCAGGTATTACAATGGTATTACTATGCTCCAACTTTAGCTTTGGACAACAGGTTATAGGTGAATTCTCTGTTATGGATGGAGGTTTTGAAGGTCAAATATTAGGACCGGTGACTTCTAGTGCTGTTAGTTCTGTAAATTGGACAGCAACAAATACGGGCCTTGCGGGTAGTACGGGTAGTGGTATAAAAGATATTCTTAATACTGTTGGTGGAGCGCGTTCAGGAAATAACTTTGCTACCTTTTCTCCAGCTACAAATCAAAACGCTAGATTGACAAGTCCTACAACAACAGCACTTCTTGCAAGTACTAAATATACGGTACAGTATTATGCAAAATCTACTTTGAACCCTACAACAATATTGGGTGGTGCTTTGTATTCTAATGCGACTACAATAAACGTCAGTGCAACACCAACAACTTCTATTTGGACTGCTGACACTTGGTTTAAGGTGAGTGTAACAATTACTGCTACGGCTACAACTCCTACTTTTGCAGCAGTTCGATTTAGTGCTAACAATGCTACATTAGGATTAGGGGATTTATCTGTAGATGATTTTGTTGTCTACGCAGGTGACGCTGATGTTACTGCTCCAGAAGCTCCGTCTGCTGCTACAGTTAGTGGTTCAAGTATAAGTTGGACAGCACCGGGAACTGGTGTTGATGGCGGTGGGTACATAGTGGTTCGTTATGCTACAAATCCAAATGCAGATAATGACCCAAATCAAAACGGAATATATGCCGTGGGTAATACAATAACAAACGGAACAGGTTCTTTAGTGGGAACTGTAGCTTATGTAGGTACCGCAACTTCTTTTACTGATACTGCGGCTGGGACTTACTATAAAGTGTATACTGTAGATAAAGCGTTCAATTATTCTGCTGAAGGAGGAACTTTGGGAACTGCAAAATTTAATACAAATAAAGTGAGTTTGTATCCAAATCCTGCTTCGAGAGAATTTAAAGTAACATCAGTTCACAATATAGACAAAATTACTATCTTCAATACATTAGGACAAAAAATGCTCGAATCAAGACCAAACAAAGTGGAAGCTTCTGTTGATGTATCTTCATTCGCAAATGGTTTGTATTTAATTCAAGTAGATGCTGACGGAAATTCAATGACTCAAAAATTAATGAAAAACTAA
- a CDS encoding Ig-like domain-containing protein: MKNKLLNKTAGFNANYKGAYKLLLLTFLGLSFTSSLAQSTDKFFGMNYWEYAEWSPGVITDKFKDYMPETTTWNLKMIRIGGNYNNTTKKNDTDKDWYVTAINNAKAIGGTPLVQLPITLTATQVGEWMDYFNVTKNLGVIYWCIGNEPDPSNNYDAWYAGTATADGYTFQQWAAQFKIIATKIKQKDPNSIVCGPDYRHWWGSATTGPFGTWYKDFLYNGLNAVCTSSYNGDQLVDIFVFHFYGDGGSGNFDEGELSAKYATMMTLINTTNASRPADQQLKIAVGEYGDNFNYTGFRVGQRMAIMAKQSLKNNAVFFTPWALCEGDAWSMINKTTGAFYSAAHHYKMLAQNQRGNYMSGQINDNQSNDLVDFGMQDSNGYTIMLINENTTTDFTYSVKFSTTANDYSAKASTIKFRFNATENIDFDGTILKASTLVFTFDADGNLIKQMEYKSTDTNGPVTILNNVQALSISSPLTGTNINQGTTLTINATATDIAPVTVTSVSFYDGATLLGTDTTSPYSFNWSGASVGSHSLTVKSINSNNVELTSAAVTVTVNAAPDGTIGEFSGMDGGFENQALGAVASSVVSATAWTATNTGTAGNALKNIFDTVGGARSGSKFATFTSNSTGGTSGTSRFTSPTTTNLVASTQYTIQFYAKAATDPTNKLAGALYTNATTFNVTGNASPTPIFTDSSSWIKITTTLTSSTTAPTFAAVRYGSSSYVGDVSIDDFVVYAGPLDVTAPDAPSSPAVNGLNIGWTAPASGVDGGGYMVVRYATNPNADNDPKQNGIYKIGNTLTDGTGSLLGTVVYVGASTSFTDGVAGAVVGSDYYKVYTMDKAYNYSAEAILSTSPYKLHSISLYPNPSKTNSFNLILPDGIDDLNVAIYNMVGQKVYSESELTSGSSKKICPSNILPTGLYFVKLSSNEESTIKKWKVEY, from the coding sequence ATGAAAAACAAATTACTTAACAAAACTGCCGGTTTTAATGCCAATTATAAAGGTGCTTACAAACTTTTACTTTTAACTTTTTTAGGTCTTTCTTTTACCAGTTCGCTAGCCCAAAGCACGGACAAATTTTTCGGAATGAATTATTGGGAATATGCCGAATGGTCGCCTGGAGTTATTACTGATAAATTCAAGGATTATATGCCGGAAACCACTACTTGGAATTTGAAAATGATTCGTATTGGTGGAAATTATAATAACACTACCAAGAAAAATGATACAGATAAAGATTGGTATGTAACTGCTATAAACAATGCTAAAGCAATTGGCGGTACACCTTTAGTTCAATTGCCTATCACACTTACAGCAACTCAAGTAGGAGAATGGATGGATTATTTTAATGTAACCAAGAACTTAGGTGTTATTTATTGGTGTATTGGTAATGAGCCAGATCCCTCAAATAATTATGATGCTTGGTATGCTGGGACGGCTACCGCGGACGGTTACACTTTTCAACAATGGGCTGCACAATTTAAAATTATAGCTACAAAAATTAAACAAAAAGACCCAAACAGTATTGTATGCGGTCCAGATTATAGACATTGGTGGGGCTCAGCTACAACAGGTCCGTTTGGGACTTGGTATAAAGATTTTCTTTATAACGGTCTAAATGCTGTTTGTACATCCTCCTACAATGGGGATCAATTGGTCGATATTTTTGTTTTCCATTTTTATGGTGACGGAGGTTCAGGTAATTTTGATGAGGGTGAACTTAGCGCAAAGTACGCAACTATGATGACCCTTATAAACACTACAAATGCATCAAGACCTGCCGATCAGCAACTTAAAATAGCCGTTGGTGAGTACGGAGATAATTTTAATTACACTGGATTTAGAGTAGGACAACGAATGGCAATTATGGCCAAACAGTCGTTGAAAAATAATGCCGTGTTTTTTACCCCTTGGGCATTATGTGAAGGTGATGCCTGGTCTATGATTAATAAGACTACTGGAGCGTTTTATTCAGCTGCTCACCATTACAAAATGCTTGCACAGAACCAAAGAGGGAATTATATGAGCGGACAAATAAATGATAATCAATCCAATGACTTAGTTGATTTTGGTATGCAGGATAGTAATGGATATACTATTATGTTGATAAATGAAAACACTACAACAGATTTTACCTATTCTGTAAAATTTTCAACTACTGCAAATGATTATTCTGCGAAAGCTTCAACCATAAAATTCAGGTTTAATGCTACGGAAAACATTGATTTTGATGGTACTATTTTAAAAGCTTCAACTTTAGTATTCACCTTTGATGCCGATGGAAATTTGATTAAACAAATGGAGTATAAATCAACCGATACTAATGGACCTGTTACCATTCTTAATAATGTTCAGGCTTTAAGCATTAGTTCGCCGCTAACAGGAACAAATATAAATCAAGGAACTACCTTAACTATAAATGCTACAGCCACGGATATTGCCCCAGTTACTGTAACTTCAGTATCTTTTTATGATGGAGCAACTCTGTTAGGTACAGATACTACTAGTCCTTATTCTTTTAATTGGTCTGGAGCTTCAGTTGGTTCTCACTCTTTAACAGTAAAATCAATAAACAGTAATAATGTTGAACTTACATCGGCTGCTGTTACTGTTACTGTAAATGCCGCACCTGATGGGACAATAGGAGAATTTTCAGGTATGGATGGCGGTTTCGAAAATCAAGCACTTGGAGCAGTAGCCTCAAGTGTTGTAAGTGCTACTGCTTGGACAGCTACAAACACTGGTACAGCCGGAAATGCGTTAAAAAATATTTTTGACACTGTTGGCGGAGCTCGTTCTGGAAGTAAATTTGCAACTTTTACTTCAAATAGCACAGGAGGTACATCGGGAACTTCGAGGTTTACAAGTCCAACCACTACTAATTTAGTAGCTTCTACTCAATATACTATTCAGTTTTATGCAAAAGCAGCAACGGATCCTACCAACAAACTTGCAGGTGCTTTGTACACAAATGCTACTACATTTAATGTCACGGGAAATGCATCACCTACGCCAATATTCACTGATAGTAGCTCTTGGATAAAAATAACAACAACATTAACATCATCAACAACAGCTCCCACTTTTGCGGCAGTTAGATACGGTAGTTCATCATACGTAGGGGATGTAAGTATCGATGATTTTGTAGTTTATGCTGGGCCTTTAGATGTTACTGCTCCCGATGCACCATCATCCCCAGCAGTAAATGGGTTGAACATAGGATGGACAGCACCAGCATCTGGTGTAGATGGAGGTGGATATATGGTAGTTCGTTACGCTACAAATCCAAATGCAGATAATGATCCTAAACAAAATGGTATTTATAAAATAGGAAATACTTTGACTGATGGTACAGGTTCTTTATTAGGGACGGTTGTATATGTAGGTGCTTCCACATCATTTACAGATGGGGTTGCAGGAGCTGTTGTTGGCAGTGATTACTATAAAGTTTACACCATGGACAAGGCATATAATTATTCTGCAGAAGCTATTTTGAGTACTAGTCCTTACAAACTGCATAGCATTTCATTGTATCCAAACCCTTCTAAAACGAATTCCTTTAATCTCATTCTTCCAGATGGTATAGATGATTTAAATGTTGCAATATACAATATGGTAGGCCAAAAAGTCTATTCAGAAAGCGAATTGACATCAGGAAGTTCTAAAAAGATATGTCCAAGTAATATATTGCCGACAGGGCTGTATTTTGTCAAACTCAGTTCAAATGAAGAATCTACAATAAAGAAATGGAAAGTAGAATATTAA